One Cupriavidus pauculus genomic window, GCGGAGCGCCGCGGCACGCTGCTTGCGTCGGGGCTGATCGTCGGGGAGAGTCTGGTCGGCGTGGCGCTGGCCGCGGTCATCGGCCTGTCGGGCCATGAAGCGCCGCTCGCGCTCGTCGGCGAGGGCTTCGCGGCGACGGCCCAGTGGCTGGGCCTCGCGGTGTTCGTGCTCGTGTGCGTGGCGTTTTGCCGGCGGGTGCTGGCGGCCGCTCGCTAGCGCCGCCGGGCTTCAGTCTTCGGGCAGGTCCGGCGAGGGGGTCTCGCCGGGTTTGCCACCGATCACGTACTTCTCGGCGGCCCAGGCACCGAGGTCGATCTGCTTGCACCGATTGGAGCAGAAAGGCCGGAACTTGTTCTCGGGCACCCATTCCACATCGGTGCCGCAGGTAGGGCATTTGACTACGGCAGGCATCGGCGTTCTTGAGTCTGCAACTTCAGAAATTACACAGCTTGAGCAGGAACGGGATATCGGCGTCGACCGAGCGCGGCCGCATGTCGCCGTCCTGCTGGGTGAAGCGGACCCAGAGCATGTACTTGTTCGCGCTCATCTCGGGGATGAACGCCAGCAGCGATTCGTCGAGGTAGACCTGCATCAGCTGGTAGCTGCGGCCCGACAGCATCTGCTGGTAGCTGCCGCCGGTCGCGATGACCTTGCCGCTCTGACCCGACTCGCGCAGCAGCCGCAGCACGATGGAGGCGCCCATCCGCAGCGAAGCCAGCGGCCGCGCCCACTTGAGGACGTCGGCGCGGCGGTCTTCGGCCGGGCGATGCTGCCAGGCGTAGTAGGCGGGCAGGTCGAATTCGCAGGTGCCGCCCGGAATGATCGCGCGGCTGCGGATGCTCGTCAGCCATTCGTTCTCGGTCAGCAACTGGCCGGCCTTGCCGAAGGTCTGGTTCAGCGCGGTGATGCCCTGTTCGATCTCGGAGATCACGGCCACGAGCGCGTCCTGATCGATCTGCGGGTTCGCGCGCAGCGGCGCCAGCGCCTGGCGCTGCCGCTCGAGTTCCTTGATCAGGTCAGTCTTGAGGTCGGCGCGGCCTGCCACGTCGATGATCTCGAACAGCGTCGTGATCGCGACATGGTGCTGCAGGGCGTGTTCCTGCGCGAGGAAATAATCCAGCCGATCGAACAGGTCTTCCAGTCGCAGAAGCGTCCTGATTCGTTCGTTGAAAGGATATTCGTACAGGATCAAGTGGTTGTCCGTGCTGCGGGCCGCGATGCGGCAGAAGCGGCTGTGTCGCTGAATTGCGATATTTCCCGCTTGTTTTCAGCGCATTCTATGCGAGTCGGGGCGCGAGGACAAATCCAATTGTTACGAAATCCGACGATCGTCATCGGCGTCGATCATCTGCGTCGATCATTTGGGTCGATCACCTGCTGCAATCACTTGCTGCAATCACTTGCGCCGATACAGCGCGTCGAGCCGCTCGACCTGGGGAGGCAGCGCCTCGGGCGGCCCGTCGTTGTCGATCACATCGTCCGCGCAGGCGAGCCGTGCGCTGCGCGTGGCCTGCCGGCGCATGATGGCCTCCACCTGTTCGCGCGTAAAACCGTTGCGCGCCATCACGCGCGCAATCTGGGTCGCTTCGCTGCAATCCACCACGAGCACGCGGCCCACGCGCTCGCGCCAGGTGCCGGACTCCACGAGCAGCGGCACCACGTAGATCAGATAGGGATGCGCCCCCGCGGCGCGGATGGCCTCGGCGCGTGCCATCGTCAGCGTGCGGATCAGCGGATGCGTGATGGATTCGAGCGTGCGTTTGGCTGACGGGTCCGAAAACACGCGCGCGCGCATCGCATCGCGATCCATCGCGCCGTCGGGGCGCAGGCATGCGGGCCCGAAGGCCTCCACCAGCGGGGCGATGGCCGCGCCGCCCGGCGCCGTGATCTCGTGCGCGAGCAGGTCGGTGTCGATCAGCGCCGCGCCGCGGGCGGCGAACAGGTCGGCCACCCGGGTCTTGCCGGAGCCGATACCGCCGGTCAGTCCGATTTCGAGCATGCGTGCGGCAGGGAGAAAGTCGTCGATGCCACAACGATACAGCAAGTCAGTGAATGCTCAGCGCCAATGGCAGGAGATCCGCGCCGAAGAACAGAACGATCAGGCCGGCTCCGGCGATAAACGGCCCGAACGGAAACGGCGTCTCGCGTCCCTGGCGGCGCACGACGAGCATCAGGATGCCGAACACCGCGCCGACCACCGAGGACAGCAGCACGAGCGCGGGCAGGGCCTGCCAGCCGAACCACGCGCCGAGCGCGCCCATCAGCTTGAAGTCGCCATAGCCCATGCCTTCCTTGCCCCGCACGAGCTTGAACAGCCAGTAGGCGGCCCACAGCACGAGGTAGCCCGCCGCGGCGCCGATCACGGCGTCGGCGAGCGGCACGAACAGGCCCTGGAGGTTCAGCAGCAGGCCGAGCCACAGCAGCGGCAGCGTGATCTGGTCCGGCAGCAGCTGGGTATCGGCGTCGATCATCGTGAGCGCGATCAGGGCCCAGACCATGACGATGGCGGCCAGCGCCTGCACGGTCGGGCCGTAATGCCACATCGCCAGCGCGCTGAGCGCGGCGCTGGCCAGTTCCACGAGCGGGTAGCGCACGCTGATGCGCGTCTTGCAGCCCGCGCAGCGGCCGCGCAGGAACAGATAGCTGACGACGGGGATGTTCTCCCATGCCGCGATCTGGTGCCCGCAGTGCGGACACGCCGAGCGCGGCACCACGAGGTTGTAGCGGCCGGGGTGGGGCAGAGGTTCGCCCCGCAACTCGGCGATGTAGTTCGCCTCGTCGTATTCCATCATGCGCGGAATCCGGTGGATCACCACGTTGAGGAAGCTGCCGACCACCAGGCCGATCAGTCCGGCCGCGAAGACGAGAAAGGCCGGCGGCAGCGCCGCCAGCTCCGATACCTGCAGCATGCGTTACACCACCTGTCCCAGCTTGAAGATCGGCAGATACATCGCCACCACCATGCCGCCGATCAGT contains:
- a CDS encoding DNA gyrase inhibitor YacG yields the protein MPAVVKCPTCGTDVEWVPENKFRPFCSNRCKQIDLGAWAAEKYVIGGKPGETPSPDLPED
- the zapD gene encoding cell division protein ZapD — encoded protein: MILYEYPFNERIRTLLRLEDLFDRLDYFLAQEHALQHHVAITTLFEIIDVAGRADLKTDLIKELERQRQALAPLRANPQIDQDALVAVISEIEQGITALNQTFGKAGQLLTENEWLTSIRSRAIIPGGTCEFDLPAYYAWQHRPAEDRRADVLKWARPLASLRMGASIVLRLLRESGQSGKVIATGGSYQQMLSGRSYQLMQVYLDESLLAFIPEMSANKYMLWVRFTQQDGDMRPRSVDADIPFLLKLCNF
- the coaE gene encoding dephospho-CoA kinase (Dephospho-CoA kinase (CoaE) performs the final step in coenzyme A biosynthesis.), translated to MLEIGLTGGIGSGKTRVADLFAARGAALIDTDLLAHEITAPGGAAIAPLVEAFGPACLRPDGAMDRDAMRARVFSDPSAKRTLESITHPLIRTLTMARAEAIRAAGAHPYLIYVVPLLVESGTWRERVGRVLVVDCSEATQIARVMARNGFTREQVEAIMRRQATRSARLACADDVIDNDGPPEALPPQVERLDALYRRK
- a CDS encoding prepilin peptidase, with protein sequence MLQVSELAALPPAFLVFAAGLIGLVVGSFLNVVIHRIPRMMEYDEANYIAELRGEPLPHPGRYNLVVPRSACPHCGHQIAAWENIPVVSYLFLRGRCAGCKTRISVRYPLVELASAALSALAMWHYGPTVQALAAIVMVWALIALTMIDADTQLLPDQITLPLLWLGLLLNLQGLFVPLADAVIGAAAGYLVLWAAYWLFKLVRGKEGMGYGDFKLMGALGAWFGWQALPALVLLSSVVGAVFGILMLVVRRQGRETPFPFGPFIAGAGLIVLFFGADLLPLALSIH